TTTCGATGGAGAACGAATCCCGATCCCGATATGAAACAGTCATCCACCTTGGTCTTGGCGTCCAATCTTGATTTCCATGAGCTTCAAGCCGGGGTCTGTGTAGAAGATCATTTCGCGCCTGATTTTACAGGAAAGGTATTTGATGGTAGCGGCTATATTATTTCAAATCTCTGCAAGACCATCGATGACCAGACGGGTTCCTCGGTAGGCTTGTTTAAGGAGATTTCTAATGCTATCGTTAAGAACGTGGCTTTTTCAGATGTGCAATTTGTGACTTCGACGTTGAACCCTTCTGACTTGGGAACTAAGTATTACCCTGTTGGGGCGCTTGCCGGAAAAATTTTTAGGAGTAGTGTAGAAGGTGTTGATTTTACCAATGTTGTTATTCAGGGGCCGCTAGCTGGTGGTCTTGCTGGGGTCATTGAAGAATCCTTGATTTCGGGTTTTTGGTCATTTGGAACTAATAACGTAGTAAATGTTTCAAATGAAATTGCGGTGACCGATGGCTATGTCGGTGAATGTGAAGGTTGCAATATTTCATATACAAAAGGTTACAAGGCCCTTGTCGGCGGTCTTGCCGGTGTCGCTTATCAAACCTCTTTTGACAACATCAATTTGCAGGTCGATGTCCGAAACAAGGCTGCTGTTGACTTGTCGAGCGTGGGTGGCCTTGTGGGCCTGTATGTCACCAAGGGTAACCAGAATAATGAAGATTACAAAGAATTTAAAATCACTAAGATTTCTATCAAGGGTCCCAATAAAGCGTCGGGACCTGTTGTTGCTGGTGGTATATCAATGGGTGGCTTGCTTGGAGAGGTTAAGCGGATTGATTCGAATAACTACCCTAAATCAAGTTTGATTATCCAGGAGGCAAAGGTCGAAAATCTGAAAGCTTCGCAAAGCATATTCAAAAAGACTTTACCTAAAGCTACTTATCTTGGCGGCCTTATAGGGAACGGTGATATATGCAATAGTGGAAAGCTAGAAATATCGAACTCTTCTGTAACGGATTTCGAGATTACTGAAGCCGTGAAGAAAAATGGAATTTATCAGTATTATATTGGTGGCATTGCCGGTTATGCAGGGTGTGACCATGTGAATAATTCGTCATCGACTGATTTGTATTTGACACTTACAAAGTCAAAGGCTACGGGTTCGATTAATCTGAGTGCCAAGGAACCCGATATTGCGTCGACCGCTGAAGTTCATGTATCGGCTTCGATTGGTGGCCTTGTGGGTGCGGCTGTTATTGCCGGAAATGAAAATGCTGTGGCTGAGAACGAGATAAGCGTTGGCATTACTTACGATGTAAAGAAAACGAATGCTAAAATAGCCGAAGCTTCGGAGAAGGTTTATATTGGCGGTGCGTTTGGTACTGTGAATACGTATAATTCGTCGGCTGTGGTAAAAGGCTTGCGTTCTTCAAACTACATCAAGGTTGTCGATGATGGTGTTGACTCCTATGTGGGTGGAGTTGTTGGTAAATTCCCATTGATTAGCAGTGGTGATTCGAAGATTTCGTTTAAGGATGTTCAGGTCGTGCCGAGAAGTTCAAAGAAATCGATTCTTTTGGACTATGAAGCTTATGGTACTCCTGGATATGACAGCTATGCCTCTGTGGGTGGTCTCTGCGGAGATTGTTCTCTGATTGGTGAAATTGTACAAAGTTCGGTCAAGGGACATTTTAACAAACTAGATGGCGCTAACGGATCTTTTGAGAAAAAGGCTTTTAGCCTGGGTGGTCTTGTCGGTAAATCAAGAGCATCAGAAGCAATAACTGTAAAGAACACTTATTCGGATGGTAACATTTCTGATGGGTTTGCCGTTGAAAAAGCTGATGAAGAAGCTCCCAAAAATAAAGTGGGTTACTTGTTTGGCGAAATCCCGGGAATTCAAGGACAAAAAGAATCCATACTTATTTCGAATTTCCATTATGGTGTAGATAACGTTGCTGCTATTGGTGATGCGGATGGTTCCAGTGTTAAGAACTTTACAGAGGGCAATTTTGGCGAATTCACCGCTACAAATAATGTGCGCAATGGTGCAAAAACGGAATTGACGGCTAAAAATAACGGCTATGTCTCTAAAGACTACATGGAATCTTCAAATTTTGCAGCATTCCTGAACAGCCCCTGGACTGAAACCGAAGACCTCGTGTGGGCCTATTCTAATGATGCGGGGGGATTGCCGTTCTTTGGAACTCCATCGACGGGGCAGGTTGTGTTGACTGTTCCTGTTGTGTTCAAGGATGGTGAATCTGTTCTATCGGTCAAAATTGGGAATAAAGTTGTTGATGTTCAAGATGTGAAAGTTGGCGGTGCCGCCGTGGCTCCTGCAACTCCTGCGCCGAAGGATGGCAAGTGCTTTGACAAGTGGAGCGAAGACTATACTCACATCATGGCTGCGGTAGATATTCTTGCCCAATATAAGGTTTGCACGTATACAGTTGTGTTTACAAATGAAGATGGGACGAAAACATTTGATACGCAGACGGTTGAATACAACAAAAATGCAACCGCTCCTACGGATCTAGAATTGCCCGAAGGCCAGTGCTTCGACAGCTGGGACGGAACTTATACAAGTGTAAAGTCTGATTTGACCATTAAGGCCAAAACCGCTCCTTGCACCTATACGGTTAAATTTACAGATGAAGCCGGAACAATGGTCTTTAAGACGCAGACTGTTGAATACAACAAAGATGCAACCGCTCCTACAGATCTAAAATTGCCCGAAGGCAAGTGCTTCGACAGCTGGGACGGAACTTATACAAGTGTAAAGTCTGATTTGACCATTAAGGCCAAAACGGCTCCTTGCACCTATACGGTTGAATTTACGGATGAAGCCGGAACAAAGGTCTTTAAGAAGCAGACTGTTGAATACAACAAGGATGCGACGGCTCCTACGGAACTGGATTTGCCTGAAGGCAAGTGCTTCGATAGCTGGGATGGAATTTATACAAATGTAAAGGCTGATCTGACCGTCAAGGTGAAGACTAAAGCTTGCGGAAATTCCAGCAGTTCTAGCAGCGGAAATACTTCGGAATCCTCGAGTTCTTCGAGTGCTGGCAATGGCGGCAATTCTTCTAGCGCTGGTAACGGCAACGCATCTAGTAGCAGCGCCGGCAATGACAAATCGAGTTCTAGCAGTTCAGAGAAAAAGTACCTGCACGAAATTGCCAAGCCGACGGCGACGCAGGACGGCAAGGCTCTTCGCATGGAATTCGATAACCAGCTTGCGAATATGTCTGAAAAGGTGGATTGCCACATTCAGGTGGTTTCGGAGGCCGGAATCTACCTCGATACAGTGGTCGATGGAAAAACGGTGGGTGGGGTTAAGAACGGAACCTGGCGCCTTGACCCGGCACCTGCTGGCGAATACACCGTGTTCATCACGCTTAAGGATGGTGTTGATTCCATCCCCTATCAAAAGACTTTCAAGTCTATAGAGAAACGCGAACTCGCCACCAATTCCTGGCAGACGCTTTCGCTGTACGCCTTCTGCCAAAACAAGGGCGAAGAATGTCTGTCAGATCTGGAAGAACGTTTTGCTCGCAAGCTGAATAACAGGGCCGCCGAACAGTGTGAAGAA
The genomic region above belongs to Fibrobacter sp. UWB4 and contains:
- a CDS encoding T9SS type A sorting domain-containing protein, translated to MNYLTRLLLGLGLAIPMSALAAEPPLNWAKSVYLNLGYSAADNALYLKQKNEKCTIGSVNEDGVECVNFAQVKADFPVSDAFVKVLRMDLGGNKFGFRWRTNPDPDMKQSSTLVLASNLDFHELQAGVCVEDHFAPDFTGKVFDGSGYIISNLCKTIDDQTGSSVGLFKEISNAIVKNVAFSDVQFVTSTLNPSDLGTKYYPVGALAGKIFRSSVEGVDFTNVVIQGPLAGGLAGVIEESLISGFWSFGTNNVVNVSNEIAVTDGYVGECEGCNISYTKGYKALVGGLAGVAYQTSFDNINLQVDVRNKAAVDLSSVGGLVGLYVTKGNQNNEDYKEFKITKISIKGPNKASGPVVAGGISMGGLLGEVKRIDSNNYPKSSLIIQEAKVENLKASQSIFKKTLPKATYLGGLIGNGDICNSGKLEISNSSVTDFEITEAVKKNGIYQYYIGGIAGYAGCDHVNNSSSTDLYLTLTKSKATGSINLSAKEPDIASTAEVHVSASIGGLVGAAVIAGNENAVAENEISVGITYDVKKTNAKIAEASEKVYIGGAFGTVNTYNSSAVVKGLRSSNYIKVVDDGVDSYVGGVVGKFPLISSGDSKISFKDVQVVPRSSKKSILLDYEAYGTPGYDSYASVGGLCGDCSLIGEIVQSSVKGHFNKLDGANGSFEKKAFSLGGLVGKSRASEAITVKNTYSDGNISDGFAVEKADEEAPKNKVGYLFGEIPGIQGQKESILISNFHYGVDNVAAIGDADGSSVKNFTEGNFGEFTATNNVRNGAKTELTAKNNGYVSKDYMESSNFAAFLNSPWTETEDLVWAYSNDAGGLPFFGTPSTGQVVLTVPVVFKDGESVLSVKIGNKVVDVQDVKVGGAAVAPATPAPKDGKCFDKWSEDYTHIMAAVDILAQYKVCTYTVVFTNEDGTKTFDTQTVEYNKNATAPTDLELPEGQCFDSWDGTYTSVKSDLTIKAKTAPCTYTVKFTDEAGTMVFKTQTVEYNKDATAPTDLKLPEGKCFDSWDGTYTSVKSDLTIKAKTAPCTYTVEFTDEAGTKVFKKQTVEYNKDATAPTELDLPEGKCFDSWDGIYTNVKADLTVKVKTKACGNSSSSSSGNTSESSSSSSAGNGGNSSSAGNGNASSSSAGNDKSSSSSSEKKYLHEIAKPTATQDGKALRMEFDNQLANMSEKVDCHIQVVSEAGIYLDTVVDGKTVGGVKNGTWRLDPAPAGEYTVFITLKDGVDSIPYQKTFKSIEKRELATNSWQTLSLYAFCQNKGEECLSDLEERFARKLNNRAAEQCEEMKSKVKRGNAPDNDQFYREIDEVCAQANSSEVSTSIYWWDETNPIGDYWQYRKFSVNDKFDSTRGYWYGPINSEPLVMSLQTPNMKDEIVWRLENKFSGWNLVANPFGWFVKLPEDEKLTFCRWNPETSGYVPADTLEPYEAIWVHTEKPMTYRIPLKAVIVLEDEKGKKSLNKNAAPDDWNLRVVLADNNGKRDSWNELAVGSASSLSEPPAGMGDRVNLSIVEGKKRLAKSVKQNADDLEWNLEASATTMRDGHLSFEGLESVWAKGLRVYATVDNETVEIAKDRPLDVTLSSKAKNISVRVTKSAVVSGVSKNLLKGLRVNQTPNVLNVGFDAASKLAGAKVKISVVGIDGRIVATGKSTVNAGTNAISMKKPKQGVYFVKVKVGSLSAVTRVMVR